CCGCGTCCGCGGTCCAATGAGCGCGTCGAGCGCGTCGAGACCCGGCCGCCAATCTTGCTCCGGCCGAAGCTCCAGTTCGCGCACGGTGCAGCCCGTGTTCAACGCTAAGCCCCAGATCTGCCGGTAGCCGGGCGAAATGACGACGACTTCATCGCCGGGCCGCAGCAGCGCGGCGGCGACCATGCCATTGGCCTGGGCCGCGCCGACGGTCACGAGCACGTTGCGCGCGCTCGCGTTCGGATACAGCGCCGCGATCGCCTCGCGCAACTCGACCGTGCCGTTGACCATCGGATAGTACAGCGGCGTGTCGAGCAGGCGCCCGCGCTCGTCGTCGGTCAGCCACTCGCTCGTGGCGAGACATTTCACGCTGCTGTCGGCGAGGTTCATCTCGACGTCGTGCTCGTAGCGCGACTGGTAGTGCTCGAGCTCGAACGGATGGAAATCGGCCACGGCGTTCTCCGGCGGCGAAGGGGAGTTGTACGTCCGCCTCCACACTACGTCGTTCGGCAAGCCCTCGGCAATGGCGTGTGGCGATCGTAAAGAATGCTCATCGCGGCCGCCCTGAGGCGAGGAGCGACAACGCACCGCATGTAAGCACACGGACACATTCCACCATCCAATTGGGTGAACGATCGCGCACCTCAGCGCACCTCAACCCATTGGAGGCTCCATGACTCGCCGCGTGTCCGCCCTTGCCCTCTACTCAACAGCCGCTGCCGCGCTGGCGGTCAGTCTCACCGCCGCGGCGCCGTTCACAAGGAATGCGCTCAAGTGGCCGCCGTGGCTGTCGATCGAATCACCGGTCAATTCATTCGACGCTCCGAGCCGGAGTGCCGCGCTGCTCGTGCACACCTCGCTGCGCGAAGGCGAGGCGCAGCTCGGCGATCTCACGGGCGCGGCCGAGGGCCTCGTCAACGGGGCGCGCCGGAGCGTACCGCTGCACTTCGATGCGACGTCACACCCGAACGTCTTCGCGGTTCGACGTCAGTGGCCCGACGGCGGCGCGTGGGTCCTTCGCATCTCGCTCAAGTCGACGACGGCGATCATTGCGCTCGACCGAAGCGGCTCGGTGGCGTCGACGCGAATTCCCGGCACGCAATCCGGAAACTTCCTGCTGCCGCGCGTCGTCGAATCGCGCGACATCGACTCAGCGCTCGCGGAAGCAGCGCGGCGAAACGTCGTGACTCGGTAGCGTGACGGTCATTTGCCGGAGCAATCCGCGAAGTACTGCTCGATACACTCGCTCACCATTCCGTCGAGCACATGCTGCGCGTCGTGGCGGGTGAGGAATTCGGAGTCCGCGATATTGGACCATACGCGTTTGAGGTGAACGAGCACCTCTTCAGGACGAATGGTTTTTGCGCGCGCGAACGCGCAGGCCGCGCTGAGCGGCTCTCGCGCCGCGGAACCGGCGGTGGGGCCCCATCCCCGCCGCCGGTTCGCGGCGTTCATCGCCAGCGCCAACAGCTCTTCGAGCCGCGCGGCATCCTCGCCGTCCCGCTCGGGCTCCGGACGCGCGGTCACGCCGGTCCTGCCAGTCCTGCCAGTCCTGCGGTTCCTGCCGGCGAACGATCCATTCGCATGCTTCACATTAGCCGTGGGTCACCAGCTAGCCAGCAGGAAGGACCCGCTTCGGCCTGTCAGGGCCCACCCTGACAGGCCCGCAGGCTCGTCAGAGAACTGTGATTCAAGGATGCGCTATGGCGCGCTCGTATCCAGCTCGTCGTCGAGTAACCGGTGCTCGGCTGCATACCGGGCGATCTCGACGCGCGACCGCACGCCCAACTTCTCCGTGAACCGCGCTTTGTAGGTCTCCACGGTCTTGACGCTGAGCCCCAAGTCGCGCGCGATCTCCTTGTTGCTGTTCCCACGCGCGATCCGCACGAGCACGTCACGCTCCCGCTCGCTGAGCACTTCGTGCGCGGTTGCGCGCAATCGCCGGCGCGACTGCAAGTACCCCTGCACCAAGGCCGGGGCCATCGCCGGATCGATGTACGTCCCGCCAGCCGCCACTGCACGCACCGCATGCACGAGCTCCTCGGGCGCCGCTCGCTTGAGGATGTAGCCCGTTGCCCCGGCCTTGAGCAACTGCGCGAGATAGGACCGATCCTCGTGCACCGTGAGCGCCAGCACTTTCACAACCGGACACTCGCGCCGCACGCGCTCGGCCGCCGCCGCGCCGCCGAGGACCGGCATGGAGAGATCCATGACGATCACGTCCGGCGTCAACTCGCACGCAACGCGCAACGCCATCTCGCCGTCCACCGCCTCGCCAATCACTTCCATGTCGGGCTGCGCGTTGACGAGCAGCTTCAGGCCTTCGCGGATGACCGCATGGTCGTCGGCGAGAACGACTCGAATTCGAGGAGCGGGCGCAAACGACCGCATCGATCCCGGTGTCGCATCGCCCATCATGGTCACGACCCAAGCCGCGCCGAATTCGTATCGTGAAGCATCTCGAAAATGTAGATGCTCCGAGTGCTCTGAGCGCGCGCTGGGTTGCCGATCACTCCCAGCGGTGGGAGTGCGAGGGTGCGATCGCGTGACGCTCGGTCACGCCTGCCTCGAAGTCCGCCGCCGCGCGAACCTGGGCCAGCAAACTCATCGCTCGGCGCCGAAGCTCGGGGTGGTTCTCGCTGGCCGCGTAGATCGCCAGCGCCAGTGTGCGCTGCTGCTCCAGATTCATCGGCTTTTCCGACGCGAGCAGCCCCTCGAGTGCCTGCACGTTGAGGCTGAGTGATGCCGCGACCACCTCAGCCCCAAGCGACGAAACCGCCCGCTCCAGCAGCGTGCCGCTCGCAGTCTTTTTGGGAGGACTCACGGTGAGATCTGTTCGGCGGGATCATTCGACATACCTGCACGTTATGTCCCGTTCGGCCACCACTGCAGCGGGAAAGTCGATAGCTCGTGTCAGGAACCGTCCTGACACGTCCCGGCGAAGGACCGTCTGTCGCGACCTATCGCCTCCCCGAGGGATGTTCTTGCGGAGTAGACTCCGGGTCTTCGCCCGCCAGGCCGCCGAGCCAGCCGCGAAGCGCCGCATAGCGGACGATGTCGACACGCGAACGCAGGCCAAGCTTCTCGGCGACACGGCTCTTGTAGCTCTCCACGGTCTTCACGCTGAGCTCGAGGGCGGTGGCGATTTCCTTGTTGCTGAAGCCGCGGGCGATGCGAACGAGCACTTCGCGTTCGCGTTCGGTCAGCCCGTCGTTCGACACTGCCTTCGCGGCTTCTTCAGATTCGAGAAATCCGGAAACTACCGTTCGCGCGATCGAGGGATCGATGTACGTGCCGCCTGAGGCCACCGTGCGAATGGCGCGAACGAGATCCGCCGCAGCCGCTCGTTTCAGTACATACCCGGCCGCGCCGGCGTCCAGCAGCCGGCCGACGTAGAGCGGCTCCTCGTGAACGGTCAGTGCGAGCACGCGCACGCTCGGGCATTCGGTGCGCACTCGTTCCGCGACGTCCGCTCCCCCGCCGCCGGGCATCGAGAGGTCCACGACGAGCACGTCCGGCGTGAGGTCGCGGGCCGCGCAAAACGCCGACTCCCCGTCACCCGCTTCGCCGATCACGCGCATGTCCGGCCGCGCGTTGACCAGCGCCTTCAGTCCTTCGCGGACGACCGCATGGTCATCCGCAAGGATGATTCTGATCTGGTGCTCGCTCACTGTGCCGCTACCTCGGTCTCGGGCGGCGGCGCTACGTGCCGCTCGAGTTCTCGGAATCGGTGCCGTCGTCGTCGATCGGTATGCGTATGAAAATAGTCGTCCCGGCGCCCTCCGCGCTCTCGATCTCGGCGGTGCCCCCCAGGAGCGCCGCGCGTTCGCGAATTCCTCGCAACCCCAGGCCCGGAACGGTGGCGCCGTCGACGACGGCAAGATCGAACCCTCGGCCCTCGTCCTCGATGATGGCCACCACCTCGGACCCGCGGCGCTCGACGACGACACTCGCGCGTCGCGCACCGCTATGGCGCGCAACGTTGGTCAGCGCTTCTTGCACGATTCGGTAGATCGCCGTTTCGACCGCCTCGGGCAGTCGCGTCACTTCCGCCGGCGCATGCACCACGGCGAAGATGCCGGAGCTCCGCGCCCATTCGTCGATGTACGTGCGCAGTGCAGCCTCGAGTCCGAAGTCATCGAGTGCCTTCGGTCGCAAGCGCACCGCGACGGCGTGCAGCTCTCTGGAGATTGTGTCCGCGAGATCGCGCAGCTTGGCCGCGTGGTGAGCCATGGCCGAACCCGGTGCGGCAAGATCCGACATCGTCTGAAGCCCAAGGCCAAGCGCGGTCAACAACTGGCCCGCTTCGTCGTGGAGGTCGCGCGCCAGACGGCGCCGCTCGTCTTCCTCGCCCTGAGCGAGGCGGCGGAGAAATACGCGCTCGCTCCGCGCCGACCGATTTGCCTCGGCCAGTTGCTCGGTTCGCTCACCGACGCGCTGCTCGAGCGTTGCGTTCAGCTCGCGAAGGGCTTGTTCCATTTGGCGGCGCGCCGTGACGTCCTGGCCGAATCTTAGAATTCTTGCCACCTTGCCCGCGCCTTCCGTCACCGGTCGCGAGACGCCGTCGATGAACACGCGCGAGCCGTTCTTGCGCATGTGCCAGCGCGTGTCGGCCGCGGCCCCGTGTTCGACCGTCTGCGCGCGTTCGCGTTCCGGTACGCCGTCCGCACGATCATCGGGTGTGAACAGCACGTCGATCGATTGCCCGATCATCTCGTCGGACGTCCAGCCATGGACGGCTTCCGCGCCAGGCGACCAGGTAAGGATTCGCCCATCCAGGTCGGTGGTGACGATCGCGTAGTCGCGCGCACCGTCGACGATCAAGCGAAAGCGCTCTTCGCTCGCGCGGAGCGTCGATTCGGCGCGCGCGCGATCCACCGCCACCGCCGTGCGTGCGCCGAATTCGCGAATGAGCGCAACCTCCTCCGGCGTCCACGTGCGGGGCTCGCGATCGTGCACGGAAAATCCAGCGAGTCGCTCGCCGCTTCGCTCGAACATGACCGCGACGAGCGACCCGACGTCCGCCGCGCGATACGCCTCGCGCTCGTCATCGGTCAAACGCTCCTCGCCCACGACGTCACTGACCACGAGACTCTCGCCGCGGTGATAGCCCGGGCGATACGCCGCGTCGAACTCAGCGAGTGGATACTCGGGCGGCAGCGCCTTCACGTCGCGCGTGTACGGTGCGCGCGAAACAACGGCTTGCTCCTCGACCTCGACATAACTCACGCGATTCGCGCGCAGATGCTCGCCGAGCAGCCGGCTCGCAACCCGTTGCATCTCCACCGGGTCGGAGATCGGCCGGGTGGTGTCGTGCAAACGAACGAGGAGCGCCTGTCGCTCTTCACTCCGCCGCAGCGCCCCCTGCGTGCGCTTGAGCGCCGTGACGTCGACCATCGTGATGACGATCCCTTCGATGCGGTCATCCACGGTGCGATACGGAGCGGAACGGAGCAGATAGCTCGCCGGTGGGTCGAGCATTTCCGCTTCGCGCTCGACCGGCACGAGCGTCTGCAACACGCGCTTCGCGTCGTCGATCAAGTCCGGATACCCAAGGCGGTGCGTGAGATCGGCGAGCGGGCGGCCGCGATCGGCGTGGCGGACATTGAAGATCTCCGTCACGCGCGGCGTGTAGCGCAGAATGCGCAGATTGCGATCGAGAAAGATCGTCGCAATGTCGGTCGACTGCAGCAAGTTCTGAAGATCGCTCGAGAGTTGCGACAACTCCTCGACTTTATGCCGGTTCTCCTGGTTGAGCGTCTGCAGCTCTTCGTTGACCGACTGGAGCTCCTCGCGCGAGGTCTCGAGCTCTTCGAGCGTCGAGCGGAGCTCCTCGTTCGTCGATTGCAACTCCTCGTTCGAGGCGCGCGACTCCTCCTGGGTCGTCTCGAACTCTTCGATCAGGGCCTGCATGCGCCCGCGTGTCGACTCGAGCTCCGCCTCGAGCTCCCGAACGTTTTCGTCGCCCGGGCTTCGGGCGGATGCCGGCGGCGCCGACGTCCTGTCCGACTCGTCGAACAGCACGAGCACGTACCCTTCGAGCTCCGGCTCGGAGGCGGGCGTCGCGCGCACGGTCACCGAGCTCACTGCGCCGTCGAGCGCCACGATGATCGGCCGCGACGCCCACGCGGTTCGGCGATTTCGCGCCACGTGCATGCCGGAGCGCAGCTCCATTCGAAATTCGTCGCGCACCAGCTTGAACAAATCGTTCGTCGGTTGGCCGCCCGGATGCCGCAGGAACCGTCCGACGCCGTCGGAGAGATGCACCACCTCGTGCCCCGGTCCCACGAGCAGGCTCGGCGTTCCGTAGCGCTCGACCAGTTGCTGGTGGACGCGCGCGTACGTCGTCGTGTTTTTCGCCGGCGCGGCCGCCGGCAGTTCCGGAATTTCACCCGGAGCGCGCCGCACGCGCGGACTCATTGCGAGCGCTGGAAGCCGGATCGCTCCATGCGGAACGTCGCGCCGGCGATACAGGTGAATCTCCTTGTTCTCGGCGCGAAACAAATCCGGGCAGACGAGGGTTTCGGCGGTCCCGAGCAGCACGAGTCCGCCCGGGCTCAACGAGTAATGGAAGAGATCGATGACGTCGTTCTGCAGGTCGCGCTGCAGATAGATCAAGACGTTCCGGCAGACGACGAAGTCGAGCCGCGAAAATGGCGGGTCCCGCAGCAGGTTGTGCATCGCGAAGACCACGACGTCGCGGAGCGACTTCGTCACACGGTAGCCGCCGCCTTCGCGGCGAAAGAATCGATCGAGCCGCTCGGGTGAGATCTCCGACTCGATGGCGTCGGTGAACACCGCTTCGCGACCCTTCTCGAGCGACCGCTCGTGAAGATCGGTCGCAAAGATCTGCACCTGCGGCGCGTTGTTGCGGCGGCCTGCTTCCTCGAGCAGCAGCATGCCGATGGTGTACGCCTCTTCGCCCGTCGCGCAGCCCACCGACCACACACGCACCACGTCGTTGCGTCCCTTCCCCTCGAACAGGCCGGGAATGACGTCGGCCTCGAGACCGCGAAACACATCCGAATCGCGAAAGAAGCTCGTGACGTTGATCAACAAATCGTCGAGCAGCGCGCTTGCCTCCTGCTCGTCCGTCCGCAGACGTTCGACATAGTCGGCAGTTTGGACGAGATTGAGCACCTGCATGCGCCGAGCGATGCGGCGGGCAACGGTCGAGCGTTTGTAGCGCAGGAAGTCATGTCCCGTTCGGAGACGCACCAGCGTCAAGGCGTGCTCCAGCTCGTCGGCCGCCGCGCCGTCCGGCGCCGCCTCATCGGACGCGCGCGAGCCGCTCGCGTCAGGGCGGACAACGAGCGGCCTCGTGGCGGCGAATTCGCGTATGCGCTGAACCATCGCGGCGATCGGCAGCACGTGATCGACCAGGCCGGTCGCGATCGCGGACCGCGGCATGCCGTCGAATTCCGCTTCCGCCGGATCCTGAGCGACCGTCATGCCGCCGTGCTCGCGCAAGTAGCCGATCCCGTGCGCGCCGTCGCTGCCCGTGCCCGACAGAATCACGCCCACCGATTCGCCGTCGTGCGTTTCGGCGAGCGTCCGGAAAAAATGATCCACGGGTGCACGGCCAAGGCGCGGGGAGGCCAATGGCGCGATCCGCAGATGGCTGTCGACCGCCGACAAGCTTCGCCCCGGCGGAATGACGTACGCGTGGTTCGGCT
This window of the Gemmatimonadaceae bacterium genome carries:
- a CDS encoding aminotransferase class I/II-fold pyridoxal phosphate-dependent enzyme; the protein is MADFHPFELEHYQSRYEHDVEMNLADSSVKCLATSEWLTDDERGRLLDTPLYYPMVNGTVELREAIAALYPNASARNVLVTVGAAQANGMVAAALLRPGDEVVVISPGYRQIWGLALNTGCTVRELELRPEQDWRPGLDALDALIGPRTR
- a CDS encoding response regulator transcription factor, whose translation is MMGDATPGSMRSFAPAPRIRVVLADDHAVIREGLKLLVNAQPDMEVIGEAVDGEMALRVACELTPDVIVMDLSMPVLGGAAAAERVRRECPVVKVLALTVHEDRSYLAQLLKAGATGYILKRAAPEELVHAVRAVAAGGTYIDPAMAPALVQGYLQSRRRLRATAHEVLSERERDVLVRIARGNSNKEIARDLGLSVKTVETYKARFTEKLGVRSRVEIARYAAEHRLLDDELDTSAP
- a CDS encoding response regulator transcription factor, whose product is MSEHQIRIILADDHAVVREGLKALVNARPDMRVIGEAGDGESAFCAARDLTPDVLVVDLSMPGGGGADVAERVRTECPSVRVLALTVHEEPLYVGRLLDAGAAGYVLKRAAAADLVRAIRTVASGGTYIDPSIARTVVSGFLESEEAAKAVSNDGLTEREREVLVRIARGFSNKEIATALELSVKTVESYKSRVAEKLGLRSRVDIVRYAALRGWLGGLAGEDPESTPQEHPSGRR
- a CDS encoding chemotaxis protein CheB, producing the protein TKKRKGSPDPAQPSKAEAPASAPTSLPHGQVVVGIGASAGGLAALKRFFATVPADTGLAFAIVVHLSPEHESYLADLLQPLAAIPVTQVMEETPIEPNHAYVIPPGRSLSAVDSHLRIAPLASPRLGRAPVDHFFRTLAETHDGESVGVILSGTGSDGAHGIGYLREHGGMTVAQDPAEAEFDGMPRSAIATGLVDHVLPIAAMVQRIREFAATRPLVVRPDASGSRASDEAAPDGAAADELEHALTLVRLRTGHDFLRYKRSTVARRIARRMQVLNLVQTADYVERLRTDEQEASALLDDLLINVTSFFRDSDVFRGLEADVIPGLFEGKGRNDVVRVWSVGCATGEEAYTIGMLLLEEAGRRNNAPQVQIFATDLHERSLEKGREAVFTDAIESEISPERLDRFFRREGGGYRVTKSLRDVVVFAMHNLLRDPPFSRLDFVVCRNVLIYLQRDLQNDVIDLFHYSLSPGGLVLLGTAETLVCPDLFRAENKEIHLYRRRDVPHGAIRLPALAMSPRVRRAPGEIPELPAAAPAKNTTTYARVHQQLVERYGTPSLLVGPGHEVVHLSDGVGRFLRHPGGQPTNDLFKLVRDEFRMELRSGMHVARNRRTAWASRPIIVALDGAVSSVTVRATPASEPELEGYVLVLFDESDRTSAPPASARSPGDENVRELEAELESTRGRMQALIEEFETTQEESRASNEELQSTNEELRSTLEELETSREELQSVNEELQTLNQENRHKVEELSQLSSDLQNLLQSTDIATIFLDRNLRILRYTPRVTEIFNVRHADRGRPLADLTHRLGYPDLIDDAKRVLQTLVPVEREAEMLDPPASYLLRSAPYRTVDDRIEGIVITMVDVTALKRTQGALRRSEERQALLVRLHDTTRPISDPVEMQRVASRLLGEHLRANRVSYVEVEEQAVVSRAPYTRDVKALPPEYPLAEFDAAYRPGYHRGESLVVSDVVGEERLTDDEREAYRAADVGSLVAVMFERSGERLAGFSVHDREPRTWTPEEVALIREFGARTAVAVDRARAESTLRASEERFRLIVDGARDYAIVTTDLDGRILTWSPGAEAVHGWTSDEMIGQSIDVLFTPDDRADGVPERERAQTVEHGAAADTRWHMRKNGSRVFIDGVSRPVTEGAGKVARILRFGQDVTARRQMEQALRELNATLEQRVGERTEQLAEANRSARSERVFLRRLAQGEEDERRRLARDLHDEAGQLLTALGLGLQTMSDLAAPGSAMAHHAAKLRDLADTISRELHAVAVRLRPKALDDFGLEAALRTYIDEWARSSGIFAVVHAPAEVTRLPEAVETAIYRIVQEALTNVARHSGARRASVVVERRGSEVVAIIEDEGRGFDLAVVDGATVPGLGLRGIRERAALLGGTAEIESAEGAGTTIFIRIPIDDDGTDSENSSGT